Within Micromonospora parathelypteridis, the genomic segment GGGAACGTCCCGGATCTGATCCAGATCGACGACTCGATGCTGACCGAGTACACCCAGCGGCAGATCATCCTCGACCTCACCGAGCAGGTCGCCGACCACCGCCTGGATCTACGAGGCCTGTCGGAGGGTCTGATCCGCTACGGCACGGTGGAGGGGCGGACGATGGCGGTGGCCGGCGGGCAGACCCACGCCGCCGTGGTCTTCAACCGGGACCTGCTGCGGGAGCTGCGCGTGCCGGAGCCACGCGGTGGAATGACCTGGGCCGAGTACGTCTCCTGGGCGGAACAGGTCACCGACGCCAGCGACGGCCAAGTGGCCGGCACCATGGACGCGTCCGGTGACTACCGGGCGCTCTGGCTCTGGCTGCGGTCGCAGGGTGGCGAGTTCTACCGGGGCAACCAGCTCGGTTTCGGCGCGGACGAGTTGATCGCGTGGTTCGAGCTGTGGCAGCGGGCCCGCAGTGGACGGGCCACACCGGGCGCGGCGCTGGTCGAGCAGGCCGACAGCGGGGAGCCGGCTCGGCAGCTGGTGGTGACCGGATTGACCGCCGCGTCCTTCGCCTGGTCGCACCAACTGCCGGAGCTGCAACGACTCACCGAGTCCGAGTTGGGCATCGTCGGCCTCCCCGGCCCGACGGGCGCACAGTGGGCGCGGGCGTCGATGTACTGGGCGGCGTTCCGGGGCACCCGCCACCCGGACGCCGTCGCCGACGTGATCAACTTCTTGACCACCAACGGCGAGGCCGGCACCGTCCTCGGCCACGAGCGTGGGCTGAACCCCAGTCTTCCCGTCCGCCGCTACGCCGAGGGCAGCATCACCGACCCGGCCCAGAAGCGTGTCGCCGCGTTCGGCGCCAG encodes:
- a CDS encoding ABC transporter substrate-binding protein — translated: MPVVRPPLDRLGADPGRRRLLGALLGAPLLASGGLAGCSDGAATSTQDGPVELSVFWWGGAKRAELTEKALRLYSERNPRVTFRVTWQGADGYYDRLATQAVGGNVPDLIQIDDSMLTEYTQRQIILDLTEQVADHRLDLRGLSEGLIRYGTVEGRTMAVAGGQTHAAVVFNRDLLRELRVPEPRGGMTWAEYVSWAEQVTDASDGQVAGTMDASGDYRALWLWLRSQGGEFYRGNQLGFGADELIAWFELWQRARSGRATPGAALVEQADSGEPARQLVVTGLTAASFAWSHQLPELQRLTESELGIVGLPGPTGAQWARASMYWAAFRGTRHPDAVADVINFLTTNGEAGTVLGHERGLNPSLPVRRYAEGSITDPAQKRVAAFGASIDDLLGPAPAPPPKGHPKVRTLLVTAAERIRVKRDGTREATARFLSQAIAALAA